A genomic segment from Asterias amurensis chromosome 6, ASM3211899v1 encodes:
- the LOC139938179 gene encoding uncharacterized protein: protein MAVNKVYVVCGIVAAVLAWFATRRDIFTVKNEVFVGREASEVYELIADLRKHIKYHSFVPKEILLLHTRTHSSGLEERLFLVKEYVPLPFGYNMTVNFDALAKLTKPNEELVVDIEVDMIGGVSGASVWTLVPSSIGDVRGTLVTEEFSLHCLRVTCGFIEHKAAVSHEELFQKLKEDLEKS, encoded by the exons ATGGCGGTCAACAAGGTGTATGTTGTCTGTGGGATCGTTGCTGCTGTACTGGCATGGTTTGCCACAAGGCGAGACATCTTCACCGTCAAGAATGAGGTGTTTGTGGGTAGAGAAGCTAGTGAGGTGTATGAGTTGATTGCAGACCTGAGAAAACATATCAAGTATCACAGTTTTGT GCCAAAAGAAATTTTATTACTTCACACCCGAACCCACAGCAGCGGTTTAGAAGAGCGTCTTTTCCTGGTCAAGGAATATGTGCCCCTTCCCTTTGGATATAACATGACGGTGAATTTTGATGCCCTCGCAAAACTTACAAA ACCGAACGAAGAGCTTGTGGTTGACATTGAAGTAGACATGATCGGAGGGGTGTCAGGGGCTTCTGTGTGGACCCTTGTTCCCTCATCCATTGGAGACGTCCGAGGAACATTGGTCACTGAGGAATTCTCCTTACACTGTCTGAGGGTTACGTGTGGCTTCATTGAACACAAGGCAGCGGTGTCTCATGAGGAACTGTTTCAAAAACTCAAAGAGGACCTGGAGAAATCTTGA